CATCCTGTTCCGCCGTCAAGTTCAACCCGTCGTCCTTCAACTCACGCATCACACACCTCAACACGGCTTCAAGTTCGCCCCCCTTTTGCGACGCCACCTCTATCAGAGCAGATTTTCCACCCACTTTCGAGATGCCCACACTGCCGGTCGCGGTCGCAGCTTTTTTCGTTTTCTTTCCCGGCCGTTCATGCTAGGATGCGCTTCGTCGGGGGACATCGGGAGAGGAAATTATGTTCGCCAGAGTCATTCGGACCGGAAGTGTCCGCGCCGCAGCCGGATCGGCCATTGACCGGCGTGGATTCACGCTCGTCGAATTGCTGGTCGTGATCACGATCATCGGGATTTTGGTGTCGCTCTTGTTGCCGGCGGTAAACGCGGCCCGCGAGGCGGCCCACAAGGCGCAATGCGCCAATAACTGCAAGCAATTGGGTCTGGCCTGCACTCAATATCAGGCGGCCTTCAAGGTCTTCCCGCCCAGTTCGGTGTGGCGAACCGGCGGCAGCACCACGCCGCCCGCGCTCAGCACCTCGGCGATCGAAAGCCAGTCGGGCAACTCGGAAACGCGCTACGAAAACTGGATCATTTTGATCTTGCCCCAACTCGACCAACTCAATCTGCGGCGTTTGTTCGTTCAAGACCAATACAACAACATCACGCAGCCAATCGGCAGCAGCGCGACGAGCACCGGAGCCGGCGGCGCTGCCCAGAACACCGCACAGGCCAGGGCGACATCGCTCGCGGCGCTGCTCTGCCCTTCGGATTCGTTCAATCGTACGCCCTTCGACGGCACCACCGATCCGTCGAAGACCGTTTCAGGAATGAACGCGGCGGGCCAGCCCTGGGCTCGCGGCAATTACGCCGCCAACGCCGCCCCC
Above is a window of Pirellulales bacterium DNA encoding:
- a CDS encoding DUF1559 domain-containing protein, coding for MFARVIRTGSVRAAAGSAIDRRGFTLVELLVVITIIGILVSLLLPAVNAAREAAHKAQCANNCKQLGLACTQYQAAFKVFPPSSVWRTGGSTTPPALSTSAIESQSGNSETRYENWIILILPQLDQLNLRRLFVQDQYNNITQPIGSSATSTGAGGAAQNTAQARATSLAALLCPSDSFNRTPFDGTTDPSKTVSGMNAAGQPWARGNYAANAAPEGFMTYTSQTVPAANPTYWGCRWVRGIMGANTSSRIDDIRDGTSSTILLAEIRAGVTSFDPRGCWAMSGSSSALWAEGCVGTDDGPNSTASGGDAIPNCSAVQSAVGSATQLIKIGMSCSQSSYGLDQQTARSLHNGGVNVCFADGSVHFITDSIEVGSPSQGSTIAALANTPTGTQPTLGVWDKLLLSNDNLPIPGNSY